A part of Anabas testudineus chromosome 9, fAnaTes1.2, whole genome shotgun sequence genomic DNA contains:
- the LOC113150354 gene encoding natterin-3-like: MMKIGNTNLEWQPWSGSLPSGAVSIYNDYADRTDYVCKSGSEAGFYNPSMGPYCHFPYGNIEHRTSNFEILVNKGNTELLEWKDGSYGEVPPNSVSTCSDTRTIYVGRNKYGLGKVGPKNTAFYLPWEGKEHWYKHYQVLTYDTEICSEQISDVKFKTDGAKIHKSPPQTIRESTITNNLCSPVKKTDALSTTSQVSQSWNINFSTAMGIKTSFSAQIPLITSTHIELSASATFQYTKGTTQTESTTHSVNVECTVPPNHSGKVRMVVHKYEGNIPFTARLTRTYRNGQIKWASISGTYKGVQIGDVQGVLDRCKPIPNAKPCPLK; encoded by the exons A TGATGAAGATTGGTAATACCAACCTAGAATGGCAGCCTTGGAGTGGTTCTCTCCCCAGTGGAGCTGTTTCAATTTACAATGACTACGCTGATCGCACCGACTATGTCTGCAAATCTGGCTCTGAGGCTGGCTTCTACAACCCCAGCATGGGTCCTTACTGTCACTTCCCCTATGGTAACATAGAGCATCGTACATCTAATTTTGAGATCCTAGTaaataaaggaaacactgaGCTTTTGGAATGGAAAGATGGCTCCTATGGAGAAGTGCCTCCGAATTCAGTCAGTACCTGCTCAGACACAAGAACTATATACGTTGGGAGGAACAAATATGGACTTGGGAAGGTGGGTCCAAAGAACACAGCTTTCTACCTTCCTTGGGAAGGGAAAGAGCACTGGTACAAGCACTACCAGGTCCTGACCTATGACACAGAGATATGCAGTGAGCAAATTTCAGACGTCAAGTTCAAGACTGATGGAGCTAAAATTCATAAGAGTCCCCCACAAACCATACGTGAGTCTACCATTACTAACAACTTGTGCAGCccagttaaaaaaacagatgccCTCTCAACAACAAGCCAAGTGTCACAAAGCTGGAACATCAACTTTTCCACTGCAATGGGTATCAAGACAAGTTTCTCTGCCCAAATTCCCTTAATTACATCCACACATATTGAGTTGAGTGCATCAGCAACCTTCCAGTACACCAAGGGGACCACTCAAACTGAGTCGACCACTCACTCTGTTAATGTTGAGTGCACTGTCCCACCAAACCACTCTGGCAAGGTAAGAATGGTGGTCCATAAGTATGAGGGAAACATTCCTTTCACTGCTCGCTTAACCCGCACCTACAGAAACGGACAGATCAAATGGGCGTCCATCTCTGGGACATACAAGGGCGTCCAAATTGGAGATGTGCAGGGTGTTTTGGATCGCTGTAAGCCCATACCTAATGCCAAGCCCTGCCCTTTGAAGTAA